The Streptococcus oralis DNA window TTGAAAGAAAAGCAATTTTGGAATCGTATTTTAGAATTTGCTCAAGAAAGATTGACACGATCTATGTATGATTTCTATGCTACACCTGCTGAACTCATCAAAGTAGAAGAAAATACAGCTACTATATTTCTACCGAGATCAGAGATGGAAATGGTGTGGGAAAAGCAATTAAAAGATATTATCATTGCTGCTGGTTTTGAAATTTATGATTCTGAAATCAAACCTCACTATATTTTCACTAAACCTCAGAGTACAGAATCTCCTCAGGTAAATGATACGAATAGTGTCTCTACTTACGATTACACACCTGCACTACCAACGATTCCCTATTCTGAAACAGGATTAAAAGAAAAATATACCTTTGATAACTTTATTCAAGGTGATGGGAATGTTTGGGCGGTATCTGCTGCACTAGCTGTATCTGAAGATTTAGCTCTGACCTATAATCCTCTTTTCATCTATGGAGGACCTGGCCTTGGAAAGACTCACTTACTCAATGCGATTGGAAATGAGATTTTAAAAAATATTCCTGATGCGCGTGTCAAGTACATTCCTGCCGAAAGCTTTATCAATGACTTTCTTGAACACTTGCGACTTGGGGAAATGGAAAAGTTCAAAAAGACCTACCGTAGCCTTGATCTCTTGTTGATCGATGATATCCAATCTCTCAGTGGCAAAAAAGTCGCGACCCAGGAAGAATTTTTCAATACCTTCAATGCTCTTCATGATAAACAGAAACAGATTGTCCTAACCAGTGATCGAAGTCCTAAACACCTAGAAGGCCTTGAGGAAAGACTTGTTACGCGCTTTAGTTGGGGATTGACGCAAAATATCACCCCTCCTGACTTTGAAACACGTATCGCCATTCTTCAAAGTAAAACAGAGCACTTGGATTACCATTTCCAAAGTGATACTCTGGAATACTTGGCTGGCCAATTTGATTCAAATGTTCGAGAATTGGAAGGAGCAATCAACGATATCACCTTAATTGCCAGAGTGAAGAAGATTAAGGATATTACTATTGATATTGCTGCGGAAGCTATTAGAGCACGTAAGCAAGACGCCCGCCAGATACTTGTTATTCCAATTGAGAAAATCCAAACTGAAGTTGGTAATTTTTATGGAGTGAGTGTCAAAGAAATGAAGGGGACGAGACGAGTTCAAAACATCGTTTTAGCGCGTCAAGTTGCTATGTATCTAGCTAGAGAACTGACAGATAACAGTCTTCCGAAAATCGGAAAAGAATTTGGTGGAAAGGATCACACCACCGTGATTCATGCCCATGCTAAAATCAAATCATTGATTGACGAAGACGATAATTTACGTTTAGAAATGGAAGCAATCAAAAAGAAAATTAAGTAGCTTGTGGATAAGTTTTCCTTTCTTATCTTTTTTATCCACATTTTTTAAACAAGCTTAGAAGCTTAAGTTTACTAAATAGCACTCAGTTTTCCACAGAATTCACACACTCTATTATTACTATTAACTTTCTAATACTAAAAATAAATAAAGGAGAATCCATGATTCATTTTTCAATCAATAAAAATTTATTTCTACAAGCCTTAAATACTACAAAACGAGCAATAAGCTCTAAAAATGCTATTCCAATTTTATCAACAATCAAAATTGACGTTACCAATGAAGGAATTACTTTAATTGGATCAAACGGTCAAATTTCTATTGAAAATTTCATTTCTCAAAAGAATGAAGACGCTGGTCTTTTGATCACTTCTTTGGGTTCAATTCTTCTTGAAGCTTCTTTCTTTATCAATGTTGTATCCAGTCTTCCAGATGTAACGCTAGATTTCAAAGAGATTGAACAAAAACAAATTGTCTTAACAAGTGGTAAATCAGAAATTACTCTAAAAGGAAAAGATAGCGAACAATATCCTCGTATTCAAGAAATTTCAGCAAGTACTCCTTTGGTTCTTGAAACCAAACTACTCAAGAAAATTATCAATGAAACAGCTTTTGCTGCAAGTACACAAGAAAGTCGTCCAATCTTAACAGGTGTCCACTTCGTATTGAGCCAACACAAAGAACTAAAAACAGTTGCGACAGACTCACACCGTCTTAGCCAGAAGAAATTGACTCTTGAAAAAAATGGTGATGATTTCGATGTAGTAATTCCTAGTCGTTCTCTACGCGAATTTTCAGCGGTATTTACAGATGATATTGAAACTGTAGAGATTTTCTTTGCAAATAATCAAATCCTCTTTAGAAGCGAAAATATTAGCTTCTACACTCGTCTCCTAGAAGGTAATTATCCTGATACAGATCGCTTGATTCCAACAGACTTTAACACTACAATTACTTTTGATGTGGTTAATTTACGTCAATCTATGGAGCGTGCACGTCTCTTATCAAGTGCGACTCAAAATGGTACTGTGAAACTTGAAATTAAAGGTGGAGTTGTTAGCGCCCATGTTCACTCTCCAGAAGTTGGTAAAGTAAACGAAGAAATCGATACGGAGCATGTGACTGGTGATGATTTGACTATTAGTTTTAACCCAACTTACTTGATTGATTCCCTCAAGGCTTTAAATAGCGAGAAGGTGACCATTAGCTTTATCTCAGCAGTTCGTCCATTTACTCTTGTGCCAGCAGATACTGACGAAGATTTCATGCAGCTTATCACACCAGTTCGTACAAACTAAGAGAAAGAGGTTGGGCCTGGCTCGCCTCTTTTATGATATAATCAAAAAAGAAAAGGAGAGTAGTATGTATCAAGTTGGAAATTTTGTTGAGATGAAAAAAACACATGCTTGTATAATTAAGTCAACAGGAAAAAAAGCTAATCGTTGGGAAATTACACGTGTAGGGGCAGATATCAAAATAAAGTGTAGCAATTGTGACCACCTTGTTATGATGAGTCGTTATGATTTTGAACGAAAAATGAATAAGATTATTGACTAAGAACCCTTAGTTAGAGGGTTAGCAAGTTTTTCCTTTTTGTGTTATAATGTTAGGGATTGAAATGAGAACGGAGAATGAGAAACTATGGCTTTAACAGCAGGCATCGTTGGTTTGCCAAACGTTGGTAAATCAACCCTTTTTAATGCAATTACAAAAGCAGGAGCAGAGGCGGCAAACTACCCATTTGCGACTATTGATCCAAACGTTGGGATGGTGGAAGTTCCAGATGAACGCCTACAAAAACTAACAGAAATGATTACACCTAAAAAGACAGTCCCAACAACCTTTGAATTTACAGATATTGCAGGGATTGTAAAAGGAGCATCAAAAGGAGAAGGTCTAGGGAATAAATTCTTGGCCAATATCCGTGAAGTAGACGCGATTGTTCACGTAGTTCGTGCTTTTGATGATGAAAATGTGATGCGCGAGCAAGGACGTGAAGACGCCTTTGTGGATCCACTTGCAGATATTGATACCATTAACCTAGAGTTGATTCTTGCTGACTTAGAATCAGTTAATAAACGCTATGCGCGTGTAGAAAAGATGGCACGTACGCAAAAAGATAAAGAATCAGTAGCAGAATTTAATGTTCTTCAAAAGATTAAACCAGTCCTTGAAGATGGAAAATCAGCACGTACTATTGAATTTACAGATGAAGAACAAAAGGTTGTCAAAGGTCTCTTCCTTTTGACCACTAAACCAGTTCTTTATGTTGCTAATGTGGATGAGTATGTAGTTTCAGATCCAGATTCTATCGAATATGTGAAGCAAATTCGTGAATTTGCAGCGACAGAAAATGCTGAAGTAGTCGTTATTTCCGCGCGTGCTGAGGAAGAAATTTCTGAGTTAGACGATGAGGATAAGCAAGAGTTTCTTGAAGCACTTGGGTTGACAGAATCAGGCGTTGACAAGTTGACTCGTGCAGCCTATCACTTGCTTGGGCTTGGAACTTACTTCACAGCTGGTGAAAAAGAAGTCCGTGCTTGGACCTTTAAGCGAGGGATGAAAGCTCCTCAAGCAGCTGGTATTATCCACTCAGACTTTGAAAAAGGGTTTATTCGTGCAGTAACAATGTCATATGAGGATCTAGTGAAATATGGATCTGAAAAGGCTGTAAAAGAAGCTGGGCGTTTGCGTGAAGAAGGAAAAGAATATATCGTTCAAGATGGCGATATCATGGAATTCCGCTTTAACGTTTAATAATATTTAATAAATAGTGTCAATTAGGTTGGAAAAAAATTCCAACCCTTTTGGCTTTTGAAAGGAAAAATAAATGACAAAATTACTTGTTGGATTAGGAAATCCAGGGGATAAATATTTTGAAACCAAGCACAATGTTGGCTTTATGTTGATTGACCAACTAGCTAAAAAACAAAATGTCACCTTTACACACGACAAGATATTTCAAGCTGACCTAGCATCATTTTTTTTTAATGGAGAAAAAATCTATCTTGTTAAACCAACGACTTTCATGAATGAAAGTGGGAAAGCAGTTCATGCTTTATTGACTTATTATGGTTTGGATATTAAAGATTTACTCGTTATTTACGACGATCTGGACATGGAAGTTGGGAAAATTCGTTTAAGAGCAAAGGGTTCAGCAGGTGGTCATAATGGTATCAAGTCTATTATTCAGCATATAGGTACTCAGGTCTTTAATCGTGTTAAAATAGGTATCGGAAGGCCTAAAAAAGGTATGTCAGTGGTTCACCATGTTTTAAGTAAGTTTGATCAGGATGACTATCTAGGTGTTTTACAGTCAATTGACAAGGTTGACGATGCTGTAAACTACTATTTACAAGAGAAAAACTTTGAGAAAACAATGCAGAGGTATAATGGATAAATGGTGACTTTATTAGATTTATTCTCAGAAAATACTCAGATAGAAAAATGGCATCAAAATCTGATAGATAAGAAAAGACAACTAATACTTGGTTTATCAACGTCTACTAAGGCTCTTGCAATTGCAAGCAGCCTAGAAAAAGAAAATAAGATTGTGTTACTGACCTCGACTTATGGAGAAGCAGAACGAATTATCAGTGATCTTCTTTCTCTCTTAGGAGAGGAATTTGTCTATCCATTTTTAGTAGATGACTCTCCTATGATAGAGTTTTTGATGTCTTCGCAAGAAAAAATCATTTCGCGGGTTGAAGCCTTGCGTTTTTTGAATGATCCATCTAAGAAAGGGGTTTTAGTTTGTAATATCGCAGCGAGTCGATTGATTCTACCCTCTCCGACTAGATTTAAAGAAAGTATTATAAAAATTGCAGTTGGCGAAGAATATGACCAACACGAGCTACTTCACCAGTTAAAGGAAATTGGATATCGAAAAGTTACTCAAGTACAGACCCAAGGTGAGTTTAGTATTCGAGGAGATATTTTAGATATTTTTGAGATGTCTCAGTTAGAACCTTTCCGAATCGAGTTTTTTGGAGATGAAGTAGATGGTATTCGTACTTTTGAAGTCGAAACACAATTATCGAAAGAAAATCAGACAAACCTCACTATCTTTCCAGCTAGCGACATACTTTTGAGAGAAAAGGATTATCAACGAGGTCAGTCAGCTTTAGAGAAGCAAATTTCGAAGACTCTATCACCAATTTTGAAATCCTATCTAGAAGAAATTTTGTCAAGTTTTCATCAAAAACAAGTACATTCAGATAGTCGAAAGTTTTTGTCCTTATGTTACGATAAAACATGGACTGTCTTTGATTATATTGAAAAAGATACACCAGTATTCTTTGATGACTATCAAAAATTGATGAATCAGTATGAAGCTTTTGAAAGAGAATTAGCGCAATACTTTACAGAAGATTTACAGAATGGTAAATCATTTTCTGAGATGAAGTATTTTGCAGATACTGAGCAAACCTATAAAAAACAAAGTCCAGTTACCTTTTTCTCTAATCTGCAAAAGGGCTTAGGAAATCTCAAGTTTGATCACATTTATCAATTTAATCAATACCCCATGCAAGAATTCTTCAATCAGTTTTCTTTTCTTAAAGAAGAAATTGAGCGATATAAAAAAATGGACTACACTATTATCTTGCAGTCTAGCAATTCAATGGGAAGTAAGACGTTGGAGGATGTTTTAGAGGAATATCAGATCAAATTGGATTCCAGAGATAAGTCAAGTATCTGTAAAGAATCTGTAAACTTGATTGAGGGTAATCTAAGACATGGTTTTCATTTTGTAGATGAAAAAATTCTCTTGATTACTGAACATGAGATTTTTCAAAAGAAATTGAAACGTCGTTTTCGAAGACAACATGTTTCAAACGCAGAGAGATTAAAAGATTACAATGAACTTGAAAAAGGGGACTACGTTGTTCACCATATCCATGGAATTGGTCAATATCTAGGAATTGAAACAATTGAAATCAAAGGGATTCACCGTGATTATGTCAGTGTTCAATATCAAAATGGTGACCAAATCTCTATCCCAGTAGAGCAGATTCAGTTACTGTCTAAATATGTTTCAAGTGATGGGAAACCTCCAAAACTCAATAAATTAAATGACGGTCATTTCAAAAAGGCCAAGCAAAAAGTTAAGAACCAGGTAGAGGATATAGCTGACGATTTAATAAAACTCTATTCTGAACGCAGTCAATTGAAAGGCTTTGCTTTCTCAGCTGATGATGATGATCAACATGCTTTTGATGATGCTTTCCCTTATGTTGAAACGGATGATCAACTTCGTAGTATTGAGGAAATCAAGAGAGATATGCAGGATTCTCATCCCATGGATCGACTTTTAGTTGGGGATGTTGGTTTTGGAAAGACTGAAGTTGCAATGCGTGCAGCATTTAAGGCTGTCAATGATCACAAACAGGTTGTTGTTCTAGTTCCGACGACGGTGTTAGCACAACAACACTATACGAATTTTAAGGAAAGATTCCAAAATTTTGCTGTTAATATTGATGTGTTGAGTCGCTTTAGAAGTAAAAAAGAGCAGGCAGAGACACTTGAAAAATTAAAGAATGGTCAAGTTGATATTTTGATTGGAACGCATCGTGTTTTGTCAAAAGATGTTGTATTTTCTGATTTGGGCTTGATGATTATTGATGAGGAACAACGATTCGGTGTTAAGCATAAGGAAACTTTGAAAGAACTGAAAAAACAAGTAGATGTTCTAACCTTGACAGCAACGCCGATTCCTCGTACTCTTCATATGTCTATGCTAGGAATCAGAGATTTGTCTGTCATTGAAACTCCTCCAACCAATCGCTATCCTGTTCAAACCTATGTTTTGGAAAAGAATGATAGTGTGATTCGTGATGCTGTCTTGCGTGAAATGGAACGTGGAGGTCAAGTTTACTATCTTTACAACAAAGTTGACACTATTGATCGGAAGGTTTCAGAATTACAAGAGTTGATTCCAGAAGCTTCGATTGGGTATGTTCATGGACAAATGAGTGAAATTCAGTTGGAAAATACTTTATTGGACTTTATTGAAGGTCAGTATGATATTTTGGTGACAACTACTATTATTGAGACAGGAGTGGATATTCCAAACGCCAATACCTTATTTATTGAAAATGCAGACCACATGGGCTTGTCAACCTTGTATCAATTAAGAGGAAGAGTTGGTCGTAGCAATCGCATCGCTTATGCCTATCTCATGTATCGTCCAGAAAAATCAATCAGTGAAGTTTCTGAGAAGAGATTAGAAGCTATTAAGGGATTTACAGAATTAGGCTCAGGATTTAAGATTGCGATGCGAGATCTTTCGATTCGCGGAGCAGGAAATCTCCTAGGAAAGTCCCAGTCTGGTTTCATTGATTCTGTTGGTTTTGAATTGTATTCGCAGTTACTAGAGGAAGCTATTGCTAAACGGAACGGCAATGGGAATAAAAGAAGCAAAGGAAATGCTGAGTTGATTTTACAAATCGACGCCTATCTTCCTGACACTTATATTTCTGACCAACGACATAAGATTGAAATTTACAAGAAAATTCGTCAAATTGGCAATCGTGTCAACTATGAAGAACTACAAGAAGAATTGATGGATCGCTTTGGAGAATACCCAGATGTAGTAGTCTACCTTTTAGAGATTGGTTTGGTTAAGTCATATTTGGACAAGGTCTTTGTAGAACGTGTGGAAAGAAAAGATAACAAGATTACAGTTCAATTTGAAAAAGTCACTCAACGACTATTCTTGGCTCAAGATTATTTTAAAGCTTTATCCGCAACGAACTTAAAAGCAGCCATAGCTGAGAATAAGGGATTAATGGAAGTTGTATTCGATGTCCGAAACAAGAAGGATTATGAAATTTTAGAAGGTTTGCTGATTTTTGGAGAAAGTTTATTAGAGATAAAAGAATCAAAGGAAGCAAATCCCATTTAACATTTTTCTTCTATAAAAAGGATAAAAATGGTACAATAATAATTTGAGGTAATAAAAATGAGATTAGACAAGTATTTAAAAGTATCACGAATTATTAAGCGCCGCACAGTCGCAAAAGAAGTAGCAGATAAAGGTAGAATCAAGGTAAATGGAATTTTGGCCAAAAGTTCAACGGATTTGAAAGTTGATGACCAAGTTGAAATTCGCTTTGGAAATAAGTTGTTGCTTGTTAAAGTACTAGAAATGAAAGATAGTACAAAAAAAGAAGATGCAGCAGGCATGTATGAAATTCTCAGTGAAACACGGGTAGAAGAAAATGTCTAAAAATATTGTACAGATGAATAATTCTTTTATTCAAAATGAACATCAACGTCGTCGTTACCTGATGAAGGAGAGACAAAAACGAAATCGTTTTATGGGTTTGGTCCTTATTTTGATGATCTTGTTGTTTATTTTACCAACTTATAACTTGGCTCAAAGCTATGATCAGTTACTGCAACGCCGTCAGCAATTGACAGAGTTGAAAGAGCAGTACCAAACTCTTAGTGACGAAAAGGATAAGGAATCTGCTTTTGCTGCAAAGTTGAAAGATGAAGACTATGTAGCAAAATATGCACGCGCCAAGTACTATTACTCAAAGAAACGAGAAGCAATTTACACAATTCCTGATTTGCTTCCGAGGTAATGTCATGGAAAATTTATTGGAAGTTGTTGAGCAATTTTTAAGTTTATCAGATGAAAAATTAGAGGAATTGGCAGCTAAAAACCATTTATTACGATTACAAGAAGAAAGGGAAGAGAAGAATGCGTAAGTTCTTAGTAGTTTTATTGCTACCTGCTTTTATCATAACCTCAAGAGTAGTTAGCACAGAAAAACAGCTTTCTTACTCTTCGCAAGAAATTTATTATCTAACCGAGTCTGATTATGGATTCTACTATAAAGAAACTCTGGAATCCCCAATGGTATATGGAGAAACAGCCGTCTATGCTAATGAGGATCTTGTTAAGGAGTCTGGTAAATTGATTCCTGGAACCACCTTTAAAATCGTAGAATGGCGTTTGAATAGACAAGGTGCTCCTGTTTTTAAATTAGATAATCACCAGTTTATTCTTGCAGATAAGCGTTTGGTCTATGATCAAAGTCAAGTTCAAACTCAAAATAGACAAGTATGGTTGGAGTCAGGGTTTGTTATCTATAACAGCCCTTATGACACTAAAGAAATTTCTTCATTCCTCTCTCCCTATCAACGCGTAACAGTGGATAGAACCCTCTTTGCTGAGGGACAAGAATTTCTTCATATTGATCAAGTTGGGTGGGTATCAAAAGAGTTCGTCTCGGAAGAAGACAATCGCATCCAGAAGGTTCAAGAAGTTTTATCAAACAACTATCAGAACGAAAATTATTCTATTTATGTTAAACAACTGAGTACAGGTAAAGAGGCTGGGGTGAATGAAGACAGCAAATTTTATGCAGCTAGCATCTTGAAACTAGCCTATCTTTATTATGCTCAAGATAAGATAAATCAAGGAGAGTATACGTTAGACAGTAGCTTCAAGTATGTCCCGGAAGTAAATAGTTTCCCTGGGTCCTATAAACCAGAAGGTAGTGGTAGCTTACCTAAAAAAGAAGATAACAAAGAATACAGTCTTCAACAGTTAATTACCAAGGTAACAAAAGAGTCTGATAATGTTGCTCATAATATTTTAGGTTATTACGTGACCAATCAATCTGACGGGGCTTTCAAAGAAAAAATGTCCACCATTATGGGCGAAGATTGGGATGTGAATGATAAACTAACTTCTTCAAAAATGGCTGGAAAAGTCATGGAAGCTATTTATAATCAGAATGGTTTTGTCTTAGAGTCTCTAGGTAAGACTGATTTTGACAACCAACGAATCGCAAAAGGTGTTTCGGTTAAGGTAGCTCATAAAATCGGAGATGCGGATGAGTTTAAACATGACACTGCGATTGTTTATACGGATTCTCCTTTTGTTCTTTCCATTTTCACCAAAAATTCTGATTATGACACTATTGCTAAGATAGCCAAGGACGTCTATGAGGTTCTAAAATGAGGGAGCAGGATTTTTTAAATCATTTTCTCCAAAAAGAGTATTTCAAAAAATATTCTAAAGTCGTATTGGCTCTGTCTGGTGGACTGGATTCGATGTTTTTATTTCATCTATTGTCTACTTATCAAGAAGAGTTGGAAATTGAGCTGATTTTAGCTCATGTCAATCACAAGCAGAGAAGTGAGTCTGACTGGGAGGAAAATGAACTAAGGAAGTTAGCTGATGCAGCTGGACTTCCTATTTATATCACAAGCTTTTCAGGAGACTTTTCAGAAGCGCGTGCTCGAGAGTTTCGTTATGATTTTTTTAGGAAAATCATGAAAGAGGTTGGAGCGACTGCCTTGGTCACTGCCCACCATGCAGATGATCAGGTTGAAACGATTTTGATGCGCTTGATTCGAGGAAGTCGACTACGCCATTTAACAGGAATAAAAGAAATTCAAGTAGTTGATGATATTGAAATCATCCGACCCTTGTTGCATTTTCATAAAACAGACTTCCCACCAATTTTTCATTTCGAAGATCAAACAAATCAGGAAAATACCTATTTTCGCAATCGCATTCGGAATAGGTATTTACCAGAACTTGAAAAAGAAAATCCTCGTCTTAAATCCGCCCTTTTAGATTTTGGAATGGAAGTTTCAGATTACCAAGCAACAATAATGGAACTTTCTGAACAGATTGATGTGGAAGATTTGAATGAGCTTTTCTCATATTCCCAACAAACTCAAGGGGTCTTGCTTCAGAACTATCTTAATCAATTTCCAGACTTAAATCTGACAAAGGCTCAGTTTGCTGAAGTTCGACAGATTTTAGCAACGAAAAGTCAGTATTGTCATTCTCTTAAAAATGGCTACGAATTGATAAAAGAGTATCAACGGTTTCAAATTTGTAAAATCAGTCCTCAGGCCGATGAAAAGGAAGATGAACTTGTGTTACACTATCAAAATCAAGTTCGATATATGGGCTATTTATTTTCCTTTGGCATTCCTATTGAAGGGGATTTTGTTCAAAAAGTAACGGTTTCACGGGAAACATCTGTACATATTAGATGTCGAAAACCTGGCGATGTTATTACCCTGAATGGTCATCGAAAGAAACTGAGACGTTTATTTATAGATTTGAAAATCCCTATTGAAAAACGAAAAACAACCCCTATTATTGAGCAATTTGGAGAAATTGTCTCAATTTCAGGAATTGCGACCAGTGATTTGAGTAAAAACACGAAAAATGATATAATGAACACTGTGATTTATATAGAAAAAATAGATAGGTAAAAAGATGTTAGAACACGATATTAAAAAAATCCTCGTTTCACATGATGAAATTACAGAAGCAGCTAAAAAGCTAGGTGCGCAACTAACAAAAGAATATGAGGGGAAAAATCCAATTCTTATTGGAATTTTGAAAGGATCGATTCCTTTTATGGCTGAATTGGTTAAGCATATTGATACGCATATCGAGATGGACTTCATGATGGTATCTAGCTACCATGGTGGAACTGCAAGTAGTGGTGTGATCAATATCAAGCAAGACGTGACTCAAGATATCAAAGGAAGACATGTTCTATTTGTAGAAGATATCATCGATACTGGTCAAACCTTGAAGAATTTGAGAGATATGTTTATTGCAAGAGAAGCAGCTTCTGTTAAAATTGCGACTTTGTTGGACAAACCAGAGGGACGCGTTGTTGAAATTGAGGCAGATTATACTTGCTTTACTATTCCAAATGAGTTTGTAGTAGGTTATGGTTTGGACTATAAAGAAAATTATCGTAACCTTCCTTATGTCGGAGTATTGAAAGAAGAAGTTTATTCAAATTAGAAAGATTTATCTTTAATGAAAAAACAAAATAATGGTTTAGTTAGAAATCCATTTCTATACTTGTTAATTATCTTCTTCCTAGTGACAGGATTCCAGTATTTTTACTCTGGAAATACTGCTGGACGAAGTGAAAAAATTAACTATACAGAATTGGTAAAAGAAATTACAGCAGACAATGTAAAAGAATTAACCTATCAGCCAAATGGCAGCATCATTGAAGTGTCTGGTGTTTATAAAAATCCTAAGACTAGTAAAGAAGAAACAGGAATTCAATTTTTCACTCCTACAGCTACAACAGTAGAAAGATTCTCAAGTACTATTCTTCCGTCTGATTCAACAGTGTCAGAATTGCAAAAACTTGCTTCTGAACATCAGGCAGAAGTAACAGTCAAACATGAGAGTTCAAGCGGTATGTGGATCAATATCCTTGTGTCTGTTGTCCCATTTGCTATTCTCTTCTTCTTCCTATTCTCTATGATGGGAAATATGGGAGGAAATAGTGGCCGAAATCCAATGAGTTTTGGACGTAGCAAGGCCAAAGCTGCTAACAAAGAAGATATCAAGGTACGATTCTCAGATGTTGCAGGTGCCGAGGAAGAAAAACAAGAATTAGTAGAAGTTGTTGAATTCCTAAAAGATCCAAAACGATTTACAAAACTTGGTGCGCGTATTCCTGCAGGTGTTCTTTTGGAGGGACCTCCGGGAACAGGTAAGACATTACTTGCTAAGGCAGTTGCTGGGGAAGCAGGTGTTCCATTCTTTAGTATCTCAGGTTCTGACTTTGTAGAAATGTTTGTCGGAGTTGGTGCAAGCCGCGTTCGTTCTCTTTTTGAGGATGCAAAAAAAGCAGCGCCAGCCATCATCTTTATCGATGAAATTGATGCCGTTGGTCGCCAACGTGGTGTCGGTCTTGGTGGAGGTAATGATGAACGTGAACAAACCTTGAACCAACTCTTGATTGAGATGGATGGTTTTGAGGGAAATGAAGGAATCATCGTTATCGCTGCGACGAACCGTTCAGATGTTCTAGATCCAGCTCTTCTCCGTCCAGGACGTTTTGATAGAAAAGTCTTAGTTGGTCGCCCTGATGTTAAAGGTCGTGAAGCAATCTTGAAAGTTCATGCTAAAAATAAACCTCTGGCAGACGATGTTGATTTGAAACTAGTTGCCCAA harbors:
- the hpt gene encoding hypoxanthine phosphoribosyltransferase — encoded protein: MLEHDIKKILVSHDEITEAAKKLGAQLTKEYEGKNPILIGILKGSIPFMAELVKHIDTHIEMDFMMVSSYHGGTASSGVINIKQDVTQDIKGRHVLFVEDIIDTGQTLKNLRDMFIAREAASVKIATLLDKPEGRVVEIEADYTCFTIPNEFVVGYGLDYKENYRNLPYVGVLKEEVYSN
- the ftsH gene encoding ATP-dependent zinc metalloprotease FtsH; this encodes MKKQNNGLVRNPFLYLLIIFFLVTGFQYFYSGNTAGRSEKINYTELVKEITADNVKELTYQPNGSIIEVSGVYKNPKTSKEETGIQFFTPTATTVERFSSTILPSDSTVSELQKLASEHQAEVTVKHESSSGMWINILVSVVPFAILFFFLFSMMGNMGGNSGRNPMSFGRSKAKAANKEDIKVRFSDVAGAEEEKQELVEVVEFLKDPKRFTKLGARIPAGVLLEGPPGTGKTLLAKAVAGEAGVPFFSISGSDFVEMFVGVGASRVRSLFEDAKKAAPAIIFIDEIDAVGRQRGVGLGGGNDEREQTLNQLLIEMDGFEGNEGIIVIAATNRSDVLDPALLRPGRFDRKVLVGRPDVKGREAILKVHAKNKPLADDVDLKLVAQQTPGFVGADLENVLNEAALVAARRNKSIIDASDIDEAEDRVIAGPSKKDKTVSQRERELVAYHEAGHTIVGLVLSNARVVHKVTIVPRGRAGGYMIALPKEDQMLLSKEDMKEQLAGLMGGRVAEEIIFNVQTTGASNDFEQATQMARAMVTEYGMSEKLGPVQYEGNHAMFGAQSPQKSISEQTAYEIDEEVRSLLNEARNKAAEIIQSNRETHKLIAEALLKYETLDSTQIKSLYETGKMPETVEEESHALSYDEVKSKMSEEK